TATCGACGAGGCACCTTGTTCAGATAGTCCACATCAAAGGCGGAGAAGCGCTGAGCGTAGTTGCCCTTGGGCGCGATCGCCGCTGCCACAGCCCGGAACTTGCGAGGATCGCCCTCGGCCAGACGACGGTCCTGGAACTTGCGGGTGTAGAACTTCTCCAGGGTGATCCGCCAGTCGGTCTTCGCCGTACCGGCCACTTCCTGGTAGTCCACGCCGTAGCGAGGCGTCACCAGGTTGAAGGGGCGAGCCTCCATCCGACGACGCTGGTAAGGCACCGTCCAGTCGCCAAAGGCCTGGTTGTATTCTTCGCTGTCCACCAGCGCATCCACAAAGCCGTGGAAGCCTGCGGTGCCGATCTTGATGGACCAAGAGATTTTCTCCTCTTGGTTGTACGCATCGCGTCCCAAGACACGGCGCAGGCAGAGCTCAACCAAACGGTAGTTATCGTTGACGCCCACAACCAGCTTGTAGAAACGCTCAGACTTGAGCAGGCCGCGGATGAAGTCGCGCACCGAGATCGAACCGTTGGCGAGCTGGGTTTCCAGGGTCACCTGACGGTTGAAGCGCAGCGTTTCATGCTCGCTGAAAATTTGGCGGTAGGCTGCCCAAACAAGAGCCTTCATCTCCATGGCAGAAGAAACATCTTCGACCCGATAGATGTAAGGCGTATCTTCGTTTTGATCGAGTTTTCCGAAGCTGGAAACCCGGTGATTCTGAGTTGATGGTTTATAAGCAAGCAAGGGCAGTGCCATGCTGAGATCTCCCTTCCGTAACTATCTAGATGGTCAAAAAGTGGAGCTACAAACTGGCGGTCAAAACAGACCAATGGACGCAGGGGTGATGCTGAGTTGACGCGCTTTGGGTCTATTATCCCGTGTCTTGTCCCTCAGAACTGCCTTCCATGGGCGATTTGACTCCCCAAGGCCCCAAACTTTGGCAAGGGCGATGGACCTAGCGCACGGGGAAGCTGGCCGAGGGGCTGATGGAGGCAGGAGTTCCCGTCACTTGGGCATCGCGCGTCATGTCTGGAATGCGAATGTTGGCGGTGTTCACAGACACGAAATTCATGGGGGTGACGCGCACTTCGCGAGCCATGGCCCGGAAGTTGTTGATGTCGCCCCACTTGTAGCGCTGGTCTTCGAGGCGATCGCGCCAGTAGTCGGCGTAGCGCGGCGTTACCAGGTTGAAGGGGCGATCTTTATAGCGCCGACGCTGGAACGGCACGATGTTTTCGCCAAAGTTTTCTTGGTATTCGCCGCTATTGATCAGGGCATCAATAAAGGCATCAAATCCGTGGGTGGCGATTTTGATCGACCAAGAAATTTCTTCGTCTTTGCTATAGGGAGCCCGGCCCAGCAAGCGCTTGAGGGTCAGCTCGACGATGCGATAGTTGGAGTTGGTTTCGACGACTAGCTTGCGATAGACGTCGGATTTGGCCAAGCCCCGAATGAAGTCCCGCACCGTGATGGAGCGGTTCTTGAGCTGGGTTTCCAGGGTGACCTGGCGGTGGCTGCGCAGGGTCTCATGCTCGCTGAACACCTGACGATAGGCCGCCCAGACCAAGGCCTGAAATTCGCCATCGGAGGTGGCGTTTTCGATGCGATAGGGCCGGGGAGACTCCTCGCTGGGGATTTCAAAGCCAGCAACGCGCTGATTTTGGGTCGAGGGCCGGTAGTCAAGAAGGGGAATTGCCATAGACTTTCGCCAATGAAGGGTCCATGAAACATCAAAGGGGCGATCGCCGCTGACCAGAGCACTCCTAGGAACGCAGGGACCCACAGGCCCCTCGCCAAGGGCGATCGCTCAGGCGGCTTAGGCCTTGGTCTTGGCCGGAGCCGGAATGTAGCGATAAGGCAGCGCTACTTCTGTGCGACCCACCGCTACCTGGGGCGTTTGGATATCGCGGGTCATGTCGGGAATTTCGACGGAGCGAGCGATCGCGCTGGCGCGATCAGCATCCCGCTGGTAGTTGCGCTCGGGCACCACGATGGTGCGCGTCATGTTGAAGAAGGTCGCCGGAATGCCCTGGCGCACCACCTTGAGATCGCGATCGCCCTTCTGGTAGGAGCGGCCCGTTGCCATGGCGCTACCGCCCACCGCAATGCCAATCATGCGGCCCCGCCAGTAGTCGTTGTAGCGCGGCGTCACCAGGTTGAAGGGGCGGCCATCGTAGCGGCGGCGCTGGTAGGGAACAATGGTGCCGCCAAAGTTTTGCTGATACTCGTCGCTCTCGATCACCGCATCGATGAAGCCGTGGAGGCCGCGCGTCGCAATCACGATGGACCAGGCGATTTGCTCATCCTGACCGTAGGTCGCCCGACCGAGGAACCGCTTGAAGGTGACATCCACCAAGCGATAGTTGGAGTTGAGCTCCGCAACTTGGCTGCGATAGACATCGGACTTGCCAAGGCCCCGAATAAACTCTTGCACGGAGATCAGGCGATTGCGCAGCTGGGATTCGAGGGCGCGCTGGCGATAGCTCTCCAGGATCATGTGCTCGCCAAAGATCTGGCGGTAGGCGGCCCAGATCACTTGATCGACGTCCGCCGCAGAAGCGCTGGAGGTCAAGCGATACATAACGGGCGCGTCTTCGTTGCGAATTTCGTAGCCGTCAACCCGCTGGTTTTGGGTTTTGGGCGTGACTTTGAGTAAGGGAATAGCCATAGGAACTTAAATCACTCGGTAGGTTCATCACAATCGGCGATCGCAAACAGGGGATATCTAGCCCTGCTCCACAGTCGCCGCATCCAGATCAGCAGCCCAGGCTGCTGTGAGCTGGCGCTGAGCCAGCAAAACACGGGCTTTCACGGCCCCCTCGCCATCGGTGGCGAGCAAGCGCTCAAACATCGCCTGAATTTGCTCGCGCAGATCGGCGCTGGGCTGCGCCTCAGGCATCATGAGTCCCTGCAAACCAACAATGGCAGCGTAGCGAATGGACCAGTCA
This genomic stretch from Geitlerinema sp. PCC 7407 harbors:
- a CDS encoding phycobilisome rod-core linker polypeptide, whose protein sequence is MALPLLAYKPSTQNHRVSSFGKLDQNEDTPYIYRVEDVSSAMEMKALVWAAYRQIFSEHETLRFNRQVTLETQLANGSISVRDFIRGLLKSERFYKLVVGVNDNYRLVELCLRRVLGRDAYNQEEKISWSIKIGTAGFHGFVDALVDSEEYNQAFGDWTVPYQRRRMEARPFNLVTPRYGVDYQEVAGTAKTDWRITLEKFYTRKFQDRRLAEGDPRKFRAVAAAIAPKGNYAQRFSAFDVDYLNKVPRR
- a CDS encoding phycobilisome rod-core linker polypeptide, yielding MAIPLLDYRPSTQNQRVAGFEIPSEESPRPYRIENATSDGEFQALVWAAYRQVFSEHETLRSHRQVTLETQLKNRSITVRDFIRGLAKSDVYRKLVVETNSNYRIVELTLKRLLGRAPYSKDEEISWSIKIATHGFDAFIDALINSGEYQENFGENIVPFQRRRYKDRPFNLVTPRYADYWRDRLEDQRYKWGDINNFRAMAREVRVTPMNFVSVNTANIRIPDMTRDAQVTGTPASISPSASFPVR
- a CDS encoding phycobilisome rod-core linker polypeptide — encoded protein: MAIPLLKVTPKTQNQRVDGYEIRNEDAPVMYRLTSSASAADVDQVIWAAYRQIFGEHMILESYRQRALESQLRNRLISVQEFIRGLGKSDVYRSQVAELNSNYRLVDVTFKRFLGRATYGQDEQIAWSIVIATRGLHGFIDAVIESDEYQQNFGGTIVPYQRRRYDGRPFNLVTPRYNDYWRGRMIGIAVGGSAMATGRSYQKGDRDLKVVRQGIPATFFNMTRTIVVPERNYQRDADRASAIARSVEIPDMTRDIQTPQVAVGRTEVALPYRYIPAPAKTKA